From Bacillus sp. FSL K6-3431, the proteins below share one genomic window:
- a CDS encoding ATP-binding sensor histidine kinase translates to MNKLADQKVILPGYDILEEMEANSVWAFYKAMNSSSRQVVLIKKLQKHNISAQDLAAATHEFNLVKDLRIAGILTPITLEKHWNQPFLIVEPFDAYTLSSFIQNKPVEIRSFFRLAKQLTSIVDKLHQNHVIHKSLQPENILIHKKSGEVKLTGFYHAAMLKSENHRSHANPYTLGSQLNYISPEQTGRINRHLDYRSDLYSLGVVFYQMLTGMLPFDQEDPIELVHSHIAKNPIPPIEVVGTVPKVMSDIIMKLLSKMPEDRYQSATGLGYDLIEFEKLWHVHGTNSLEFLMAEKDIPQNFEIGGKLYGREEALGTLISAFERTCNGQCTFALIPGISGIGKTALVNEVRKQLIHNKGYFIAGKFDQLKREVPYAPLVQAFQDLLKQVMAEGEKSIQYWKSHLESELSANLAVLTKIIPEIKWMTGELSEPEMLTAVETNNRIRFAFLKLINIFASEQHPLVLFLDDLQWADQATLDLLQYILAQQKRSYLFIIAAYRDDEVAVTHPFNVMLKDLQTIEGLIQTIPLKPLEMEHLEEWVLDTLSCEDNEAIELAIFMQQITRGNPFFLNQLFQAFYDQQLLVYDEEKMKWTSDFQKLFQLDIQGDIITFIAKRFYKLPEETQKLLKLASCIGNQFEINVLSAVYENSNVTTVRTLWNALRDGLILPLSPRYKWVFPNENLLDEEKQPLIYRFLHDRVQQAVYSTMTTSELEQNHLTIGRLIVNYYTRKGSLEENIFEVVNHLNQCRNLLNTKERIQLAKWNAIAGEKAKHGAAFKASLSFFEVGKELLGDTGWDLHHKLTAKILIGLGETEYLDNQFTIAEGRFDEALDKVQSRQEQLKIYHLKMTLYIHVHRVEDAVDCGLKALELFGWHINKRPGKMAVAKEFLQTKIALRNRKAKDLNELPEMTNENQRLIMQTFINMNGPAYHVDQNLATLLMLKAFNYTLKYGITDLSSLVYNNYALILSAGFHQYNDCYEFGNLALQNAEKSQNSHLMGRVYFVFGSFVNHWKNPIRYNQQYLERSQKYCIESGNSHLAGAASSFICIASFLKGHGLAETDQTINEQLRFSEQIQYDLSKNFLNDLKYWIYILREAKEVPNWDVVQMTDDKSAEIVHYTVRLQLSYILNEQEVAKILRQKLDQLVDKSLVLVIAPEYYFYEDLWMTKQYDSEGTKGKLRIRKRLKMHLSLWRKWALQSPDNYLHKYLLIKAEVAKIKKRISKAAIYYDQSIAQAQKNGYIQDTAIANECAGLFYLNRGLPYFAKVYILTAYSAYESWGASRKALQLRKEFDELLTDSGKSLMIPNSKEQFYIDIDEATMLKAAQAISGEIVLEKLISRLLNIVLENGGAQKGVLFLKIDDQLKPVAQGNIDEIVMHIADKDVVEYPENILQYVEKSLEPVVLTDGADTGIFMNDHYMKVHRPKSVLCFPILYQRKLVGALFLENNMITHAFTKERIELLNFLSSQAAVSLENAYLYRDLEKKVKERTILLESAYENLEMANQDLALAEEVRRKFLSDISHDLRTPITSIQGYIEGILDGVIDNKEERELYLKRSHQRLLTLKRLIDDLFELAKLESRGMSFDMEYVPSDQLFDHLCKQFEHDIIQANLTFTVKIDRSFLNEYPLVEVDVRRIEQLVQNLISNAIKFTQSGEIVLQYMYDKFNKEVVLILKDTGMGIPKDELPLVFDRFYTKSPDRKEGHGLGLAICKEIIQYHKGKIIAESIEGSGSIFTIRLLVYELKLEDSEQIE, encoded by the coding sequence ATGAATAAGCTAGCTGATCAAAAAGTGATCTTACCGGGATATGACATACTTGAAGAAATGGAAGCGAATAGTGTATGGGCTTTTTATAAAGCAATGAATAGTTCTTCAAGGCAAGTTGTGTTAATTAAAAAGCTTCAAAAGCATAACATCAGCGCTCAAGATCTAGCTGCAGCAACCCATGAATTTAATCTGGTGAAGGATCTTCGTATTGCAGGTATATTGACACCGATTACATTAGAGAAACATTGGAATCAACCATTTCTTATAGTGGAGCCATTTGATGCCTATACATTAAGCTCCTTCATTCAGAATAAACCTGTTGAGATACGATCATTTTTTAGGCTAGCAAAGCAATTAACATCAATTGTAGATAAACTTCATCAAAATCATGTCATTCATAAAAGTCTTCAGCCCGAAAATATACTCATTCACAAAAAATCAGGCGAAGTAAAATTAACCGGATTCTATCATGCAGCAATGCTTAAGAGTGAAAATCATCGTTCACATGCCAATCCATATACATTAGGCAGCCAGCTTAATTATATTTCTCCCGAGCAAACAGGACGCATAAACCGGCATCTTGACTATCGATCCGATCTATATTCATTAGGTGTTGTATTTTATCAAATGCTTACTGGAATGCTTCCTTTTGATCAGGAAGATCCGATCGAACTTGTTCATTCGCATATTGCAAAAAATCCTATTCCACCGATAGAAGTGGTTGGAACCGTTCCCAAAGTAATGTCAGATATTATCATGAAATTACTATCTAAAATGCCAGAAGATCGTTATCAAAGTGCAACAGGATTGGGCTATGATTTGATAGAATTTGAGAAGTTATGGCATGTACATGGAACAAATTCCCTTGAGTTTTTAATGGCAGAAAAGGATATACCGCAGAATTTTGAAATCGGAGGGAAACTGTACGGCAGGGAAGAGGCATTAGGCACATTAATATCGGCTTTCGAACGTACATGTAATGGTCAATGCACGTTTGCTTTAATACCTGGAATTTCTGGAATTGGAAAAACCGCACTTGTCAATGAAGTGCGGAAACAACTCATACATAATAAGGGATATTTTATAGCTGGAAAGTTTGATCAGTTGAAACGCGAAGTCCCATATGCACCGCTTGTTCAGGCATTTCAAGATTTGCTGAAACAGGTAATGGCAGAGGGAGAGAAAAGCATTCAATATTGGAAAAGTCATTTGGAATCTGAACTGAGTGCAAATTTAGCTGTACTTACAAAAATAATACCTGAAATAAAATGGATGACAGGAGAATTGTCGGAGCCTGAAATGTTAACAGCCGTTGAAACGAATAACCGAATTCGCTTCGCTTTTCTTAAATTAATTAATATATTTGCAAGCGAGCAACATCCGCTTGTTTTATTTTTAGATGATTTACAATGGGCAGACCAAGCTACGTTAGATTTGCTACAATACATTCTTGCCCAACAAAAGCGAAGCTATTTATTCATCATTGCTGCTTATCGTGATGATGAGGTGGCTGTGACGCATCCGTTTAATGTGATGTTAAAAGATCTGCAAACGATCGAGGGCCTTATACAAACAATTCCCCTTAAACCGTTGGAGATGGAGCATCTGGAGGAATGGGTGCTAGATACTTTATCTTGCGAAGATAATGAAGCAATAGAGTTAGCTATCTTTATGCAACAAATTACACGTGGGAATCCCTTTTTTTTGAATCAATTGTTCCAAGCTTTTTATGATCAGCAATTGCTCGTATACGATGAGGAAAAAATGAAGTGGACAAGCGATTTTCAGAAATTATTTCAGTTGGATATTCAGGGAGATATTATTACTTTTATTGCGAAACGCTTCTATAAGTTGCCTGAAGAAACACAGAAGCTGTTAAAGCTTGCTTCATGTATAGGGAACCAATTTGAGATAAATGTGTTAAGTGCAGTTTATGAAAATAGTAATGTAACTACAGTGCGCACATTGTGGAATGCATTAAGAGATGGGCTTATTTTACCACTAAGTCCGAGATATAAATGGGTATTTCCAAATGAGAACTTGTTAGATGAAGAAAAACAGCCACTTATATATAGATTTTTACATGACCGAGTTCAACAAGCTGTTTATTCTACGATGACAACATCAGAATTAGAACAAAACCATTTAACGATAGGACGTTTAATAGTAAACTATTATACTCGAAAAGGAAGTCTAGAGGAAAATATATTTGAGGTTGTTAATCATTTGAACCAATGTCGAAATCTATTGAATACCAAAGAAAGAATTCAGCTTGCTAAGTGGAATGCAATCGCCGGAGAAAAAGCAAAGCATGGTGCAGCATTTAAGGCTTCCCTTTCTTTTTTTGAAGTTGGAAAAGAATTGTTAGGTGATACGGGTTGGGATTTACATCATAAATTAACCGCTAAGATCCTGATTGGTCTCGGTGAAACAGAGTATCTAGATAATCAATTTACCATCGCCGAAGGAAGGTTCGATGAAGCCTTAGATAAAGTGCAATCCAGGCAAGAACAACTAAAGATTTATCATTTGAAAATGACTTTGTATATTCATGTACATCGTGTAGAGGACGCAGTAGATTGTGGGCTTAAAGCCTTAGAGTTATTCGGATGGCATATTAATAAAAGACCTGGAAAGATGGCCGTTGCAAAAGAATTCTTGCAGACAAAGATCGCTCTAAGAAATCGGAAGGCAAAAGATTTGAATGAATTACCAGAAATGACCAATGAGAATCAGCGACTTATTATGCAGACGTTTATTAATATGAATGGGCCTGCCTATCATGTGGATCAAAATTTAGCGACATTATTAATGCTAAAGGCATTCAACTATACATTAAAATATGGAATTACCGACTTATCTTCGCTTGTATATAATAATTATGCGCTGATTTTAAGTGCTGGTTTCCATCAATATAATGACTGTTATGAATTTGGCAACCTTGCCCTTCAAAACGCAGAAAAGAGTCAAAATTCTCATTTAATGGGTAGGGTGTATTTTGTATTTGGAAGCTTCGTGAATCACTGGAAAAATCCAATCAGGTATAACCAGCAATATTTAGAACGTTCACAAAAGTATTGTATTGAATCCGGAAATTCTCATCTAGCTGGAGCAGCAAGTTCATTTATTTGCATCGCTAGTTTTTTAAAGGGACATGGGCTAGCAGAAACAGATCAGACCATTAATGAACAATTGCGATTTTCGGAGCAAATACAGTATGATTTATCGAAAAACTTTTTAAATGATTTAAAATACTGGATATATATTTTAAGAGAAGCGAAGGAAGTACCAAATTGGGATGTTGTTCAAATGACAGATGATAAATCAGCGGAAATAGTCCATTACACAGTCCGATTGCAGCTAAGTTATATTCTTAATGAACAGGAAGTTGCGAAGATTTTGAGGCAGAAACTCGATCAACTTGTAGATAAATCATTAGTTCTAGTGATTGCTCCAGAATATTATTTTTATGAAGATCTATGGATGACGAAGCAATATGACAGTGAGGGTACGAAGGGAAAGCTGCGAATTCGTAAACGATTAAAAATGCATTTATCCCTTTGGAGAAAGTGGGCATTGCAATCTCCAGATAATTATCTGCACAAATATTTACTCATCAAAGCCGAAGTCGCAAAAATTAAAAAGCGAATATCTAAAGCAGCAATTTATTATGACCAGTCCATCGCTCAAGCGCAAAAAAATGGCTATATTCAAGACACAGCAATTGCCAATGAATGTGCGGGCCTTTTTTATCTGAATCGTGGTTTGCCTTATTTCGCAAAAGTGTATATATTAACCGCTTATTCAGCATATGAAAGCTGGGGTGCAAGTCGAAAAGCATTACAGCTTAGAAAAGAGTTTGATGAATTATTAACAGATAGTGGTAAAAGCTTAATGATACCAAACAGTAAGGAGCAATTTTACATTGACATTGATGAAGCCACAATGTTAAAGGCAGCACAAGCAATCTCTGGAGAAATTGTCTTAGAGAAGCTCATTTCAAGATTATTGAATATTGTTCTAGAAAATGGCGGTGCGCAAAAAGGAGTATTGTTTTTAAAGATTGATGATCAGTTAAAACCTGTAGCACAAGGTAATATTGATGAAATAGTAATGCATATTGCGGACAAGGATGTAGTTGAATACCCTGAAAATATTTTACAGTATGTAGAGAAAAGTCTTGAGCCTGTTGTACTCACTGATGGGGCAGATACGGGGATATTTATGAATGATCATTATATGAAAGTCCATCGTCCAAAATCTGTTTTATGTTTTCCGATTTTGTACCAACGTAAGTTAGTAGGCGCTTTATTTTTAGAAAATAATATGATTACCCATGCTTTTACAAAAGAGAGAATTGAATTGTTAAATTTTCTATCCTCACAGGCAGCTGTTTCACTAGAAAATGCCTATTTGTACAGAGATTTAGAGAAGAAAGTAAAAGAACGTACCATACTTTTAGAATCAGCTTATGAGAACCTAGAAATGGCTAATCAGGATTTGGCCCTAGCGGAAGAAGTGCGTCGTAAATTTTTATCTGATATTTCCCACGATCTAAGAACACCAATTACATCGATCCAAGGTTATATTGAAGGTATTCTAGATGGGGTCATTGATAATAAAGAGGAGCGAGAGTTGTATTTAAAAAGAAGTCATCAACGCTTATTGACGCTGAAACGATTAATTGATGATTTATTTGAATTGGCGAAATTAGAATCAAGAGGAATGTCTTTTGATATGGAATATGTGCCTTCCGATCAATTATTTGACCATCTTTGTAAGCAATTTGAGCATGATATCATACAGGCGAATCTCACGTTTACGGTTAAGATTGATCGGTCATTTTTGAATGAATATCCTCTCGTTGAAGTTGATGTAAGGCGGATAGAACAATTAGTCCAAAACCTTATTTCAAATGCAATTAAATTTACACAAAGCGGTGAAATAGTTTTACAGTATATGTATGATAAGTTTAATAAAGAAGTTGTTCTTATTCTTAAAGATACTGGAATGGGAATACCTAAGGATGAGCTTCCACTTGTTTTTGATCGCTTCTATACGAAATCCCCCGATAGAAAAGAGGGGCATGGATTAGGTCTTGCGATCTGTAAAGAAATTATCCAATATCATAAAGGAAAAATTATAGCTGAAAGCATAGAAGGCTCTGGTTCTATCTTCACTATCAGGCTACTAGTTTATGAATTAAAATTAGAAGATAGTGAACAGATTGAATAA
- a CDS encoding ROK family transcriptional regulator: MKRTGDLNLIKELNKSIVLDIIRKKGPISRAEIAKTVKISPTTVTSAVSELIGDLLVCEAGLGSSNGGRKPILVQLNPNNRFLIGIAIDASKITIAELNLNAEVRLKEVHHLSKVTDFDLSVLIMDKIEKFSERCKSLDQCLGISITMQGIVDSVNGVLLYNPKLKIKNLSLKSMIEKRFNIPTYIDNDTNGNLLAEKGFGKYQHSKNIIYVKVGNGVGASILVNDSIFRGFHGGAGEFGHTTIDRNGVPCYCGNVGCLEGYVSWGVIYKRILDSIRKGQGTIISEIIDGESSKLTPEVLRQAVARDDPLSISIMEALSRDLAIGMVNLINLFNPEIIILGGEFAYKNSYLISSVNEHISSHALEVHTNGLKVVPSSFGSDFEVIGSASLLLHELFHFTLSGR; the protein is encoded by the coding sequence TTGAAAAGAACTGGAGATCTTAATCTTATAAAAGAGTTAAACAAATCGATTGTATTAGATATAATTCGCAAAAAGGGTCCAATCTCGAGAGCCGAGATTGCCAAGACTGTCAAGATTAGTCCTACAACTGTAACATCAGCTGTTAGTGAGTTAATAGGCGATTTATTAGTATGTGAAGCTGGTTTAGGGTCTTCAAATGGTGGAAGAAAACCAATACTTGTTCAGCTGAATCCAAATAATCGATTTTTAATTGGAATTGCAATAGATGCATCTAAAATTACAATAGCTGAACTTAATCTAAACGCCGAAGTACGTTTAAAAGAAGTGCACCATTTAAGCAAAGTAACTGATTTCGATCTTAGTGTCTTAATTATGGACAAGATAGAGAAATTTAGTGAAAGGTGTAAAAGCTTGGATCAATGTTTAGGTATATCGATAACGATGCAAGGTATAGTTGATTCTGTTAACGGTGTTCTTCTTTATAACCCAAAGTTAAAAATAAAAAACCTTTCCCTTAAAAGTATGATAGAAAAGCGGTTTAATATACCGACGTATATAGACAACGATACAAATGGTAATCTCTTAGCTGAAAAAGGTTTCGGAAAATATCAGCATTCGAAAAATATAATATATGTCAAAGTTGGAAACGGGGTGGGTGCAAGTATTTTAGTAAATGATTCAATCTTTCGTGGATTTCATGGAGGAGCGGGAGAATTTGGTCACACTACTATTGATCGTAATGGTGTTCCTTGCTATTGTGGGAATGTTGGTTGTCTTGAGGGTTATGTTAGTTGGGGAGTTATTTATAAACGTATTTTGGATAGTATTAGGAAAGGGCAAGGTACAATTATTTCAGAGATAATTGATGGGGAATCATCTAAGCTTACACCTGAAGTCCTTCGACAAGCGGTCGCTAGGGATGATCCATTATCTATATCAATTATGGAAGCGTTATCAAGGGATCTGGCTATTGGAATGGTTAATCTGATCAATTTATTCAATCCAGAAATAATTATTCTGGGTGGTGAATTCGCATATAAAAACTCATATCTAATTAGCAGCGTAAATGAACATATTTCATCCCATGCGTTGGAGGTACATACAAATGGTTTGAAAGTTGTACCAAGTTCCTTTGGAAGTGACTTTGAAGTAATTGGATCTGCTTCTTTATTGCTCCATGAATTGTTTCATTTCACATTAAGCGGTCGATGA
- a CDS encoding sugar phosphate isomerase/epimerase family protein produces MLKGINQWCYPEGTSIEEIFEYSKNAGFDAVELNLYPEGGEGLTLATTRIEAERVASLASNYQLQLRSLSTSLLWGTPLSSSDENIRKQGMSVIEKMLEIASWIGMDTILVVPGVVSKEVSYDECYKRSQECIKQILPIAEKFNVKIGIENVWNKFLLSPLEMMRYIDEFQSNYVGAYFDVGNILQYGYPEQWIRILGNRILKVHVKDFSANVGNGNGFVPLLVGDVDWKAVRYALEDIGYEDTLTAELTPYALCPYTLADDTARHIDVILNKK; encoded by the coding sequence ATGTTAAAAGGGATAAATCAATGGTGCTATCCTGAAGGCACCTCTATCGAAGAAATATTTGAATATAGTAAGAATGCGGGTTTTGATGCTGTAGAACTTAATCTATATCCAGAAGGCGGAGAGGGACTAACACTAGCAACGACAAGGATTGAAGCTGAAAGGGTTGCTTCACTTGCATCTAATTACCAATTACAACTTAGGAGTTTATCAACCTCACTTCTTTGGGGGACACCACTTAGCTCATCAGATGAAAACATTCGTAAGCAAGGTATGTCGGTCATAGAAAAGATGCTTGAAATTGCAAGCTGGATAGGGATGGATACAATTCTGGTTGTGCCAGGAGTGGTTTCAAAAGAAGTCTCTTATGATGAGTGCTACAAAAGGAGTCAGGAATGTATCAAACAGATTCTTCCTATCGCAGAAAAGTTTAATGTGAAGATCGGTATAGAGAATGTATGGAATAAATTTTTGCTATCCCCACTTGAAATGATGAGGTATATTGATGAATTTCAATCAAATTATGTAGGCGCTTACTTTGATGTAGGGAATATTTTGCAGTATGGTTATCCGGAGCAATGGATACGGATACTTGGGAACAGAATTTTAAAAGTTCATGTGAAAGATTTTAGTGCGAATGTAGGAAATGGAAATGGATTTGTACCTTTATTAGTGGGGGATGTTGATTGGAAGGCTGTGAGATATGCACTTGAGGATATTGGCTACGAAGATACACTTACAGCTGAACTTACCCCGTATGCACTTTGTCCTTATACATTAGCAGACGACACGGCGCGACATATTGATGTGATTTTAAATAAAAAATAA
- a CDS encoding Gfo/Idh/MocA family protein, protein MTKVKVGFLGVGGIATVHLKNVQKMEMAEIVAVCDISEENAKKQGEAFQATVYTDFQEMLDKEEMDALFVSIPPFAHGDIEEKAVEKGIHIMIEKPIELDLETARKKAEVIRASGVINASGYCLRYLDTVQKAKEYLQDKKIAMVRGHYITSFVETPWYRIDSKSGGQLVEQATHILDTMRYMAGDVKKVSANMSLQVMQDIENIDIPDVTSVNLTFESGAVGHLDSSFIQHDHRMGVELLGRNFRIELNGTTLSIIEKDKTITYKSNVDFYEEQDRSFIEAVRTKNQALILASYEDGLKTLAVSLAAKRSNQEGEIIQM, encoded by the coding sequence ATGACAAAAGTTAAAGTAGGTTTTCTAGGTGTTGGTGGCATAGCTACTGTTCACTTGAAAAACGTACAAAAAATGGAAATGGCAGAAATTGTAGCCGTTTGTGATATATCTGAAGAGAATGCAAAAAAACAGGGAGAGGCATTTCAAGCGACAGTATATACAGATTTTCAAGAAATGCTTGATAAAGAAGAAATGGATGCATTATTCGTAAGTATTCCTCCGTTCGCCCATGGAGATATAGAAGAGAAAGCGGTAGAAAAGGGCATTCATATCATGATTGAAAAACCGATAGAGCTGGATCTTGAAACAGCACGAAAAAAGGCAGAGGTCATTCGTGCATCGGGTGTAATAAACGCTTCTGGCTATTGCCTCAGATATTTAGATACTGTCCAAAAAGCAAAAGAGTATTTGCAAGATAAGAAAATTGCGATGGTTCGTGGGCATTATATTACTAGTTTTGTAGAAACCCCTTGGTACCGGATAGACAGTAAGTCTGGAGGACAATTAGTTGAACAGGCAACACATATACTTGATACAATGCGCTATATGGCAGGTGATGTTAAAAAAGTAAGCGCTAACATGTCCTTGCAGGTAATGCAAGATATTGAAAATATAGATATACCTGATGTTACCTCGGTCAATCTTACTTTCGAATCTGGAGCAGTTGGTCATTTAGATAGTTCATTTATACAGCATGATCACCGAATGGGTGTTGAACTATTAGGTCGAAATTTTCGTATTGAGTTGAATGGGACTACTCTTTCAATCATTGAAAAGGATAAAACAATTACTTATAAATCCAATGTCGATTTTTATGAGGAGCAAGATCGTAGTTTCATAGAAGCAGTTAGAACGAAAAATCAAGCATTAATTTTAGCATCTTATGAAGATGGCTTAAAGACGTTAGCAGTAAGTCTTGCCGCAAAAAGATCTAATCAAGAAGGGGAAATTATCCAAATGTAA
- a CDS encoding carbohydrate ABC transporter permease, translated as MSNKAEYSTGKNIGLKPNRKKFFTPQDLAGYAFSAPLVIGVLVFAIYPMIGALILSFKKSASSFGGEWIGLANYKYVLTDTMFWKSLYNTAYMGVLSVILGVSLSFILATLIHNVPWLKWRNFFKGVYFLPNVVSLVATSILFQFLFNPGSEGILNYVLGWVGIEPIGWFTNPSVSRFSIVLMTLWGMLGYNTIIFIAALSSVPRDLYEASEVDGANWMKKWLYITVPYLKPIILFMVIISTIGAMKRFTDVWLIGGTAGNPAGSLMTVVLYIYRNAFLSNQMGVATAASYILFIVILVLTVIMLVTNRKNNFD; from the coding sequence ATGTCAAATAAAGCGGAATATTCTACTGGGAAAAATATTGGATTGAAGCCTAATAGAAAAAAATTCTTCACACCACAGGATTTGGCTGGATATGCATTTTCTGCTCCGTTAGTTATTGGTGTATTGGTATTTGCCATTTACCCAATGATAGGTGCATTAATATTGAGTTTCAAAAAGTCAGCTTCTTCATTTGGAGGCGAGTGGATAGGGCTTGCTAATTATAAGTATGTGCTGACAGATACTATGTTTTGGAAATCTTTATATAACACGGCTTATATGGGTGTTTTGTCCGTTATTTTAGGTGTATCTTTATCTTTTATACTTGCAACCTTAATTCATAACGTACCGTGGTTGAAGTGGCGGAATTTCTTTAAAGGTGTATATTTTTTACCAAATGTAGTGTCTCTAGTAGCCACAAGTATTCTATTCCAATTCCTTTTTAATCCAGGGAGTGAGGGGATTTTAAACTATGTTTTAGGCTGGGTTGGTATTGAGCCTATAGGTTGGTTCACAAATCCAAGTGTTTCGAGATTCAGTATCGTGTTAATGACTTTATGGGGAATGCTAGGCTACAATACAATTATTTTCATCGCAGCTTTATCAAGTGTACCACGAGATCTTTATGAAGCATCTGAAGTCGATGGAGCAAACTGGATGAAGAAATGGTTATACATTACTGTTCCATATTTAAAACCCATTATATTATTTATGGTCATCATAAGTACGATTGGCGCAATGAAGCGGTTTACCGATGTTTGGTTAATCGGAGGAACAGCTGGGAATCCAGCAGGTTCATTAATGACTGTAGTTCTATATATTTATCGCAATGCATTTTTATCCAACCAAATGGGCGTTGCAACCGCGGCTTCATATATTTTGTTTATTGTGATTCTCGTACTAACGGTTATCATGTTAGTGACAAACAGAAAGAATAATTTTGACTGA
- a CDS encoding carbohydrate ABC transporter permease → MSKDISMTNANIKNGNPNENKFFKKSKLIGSYTLTTFLILGSLIMIIPFVWMVLTSFDWAARLNIPFPPRFWPKEITTRTYEAAFTNIPMFRYMFNSLVISVGVIAVSLMSALLSGYAISKLKFKGSMIVLVLALSTMMIPFEMTMIPQYLLFSKIRLLDTYWAFFLPALNYAFGTFLAKSFIDQIPSSLREAAIIDGASEFKVFFKIYFPLCVPIIATMVILQFLAVWNDLLWPLLALKTPDKYTIQLGLAMFTYNKSMPLPSIIMAATTVSLIPVITLYLFLQRYIVESIALSGIKQ, encoded by the coding sequence ATGAGTAAGGATATCAGTATGACTAATGCAAATATAAAGAATGGAAACCCTAATGAGAATAAATTTTTTAAGAAATCAAAACTAATTGGTAGCTATACGCTTACGACCTTTCTTATTCTAGGCTCACTTATTATGATCATTCCTTTTGTATGGATGGTTTTAACAAGCTTTGATTGGGCTGCAAGATTGAATATTCCATTTCCCCCTAGATTCTGGCCAAAGGAAATAACGACAAGGACATATGAAGCTGCTTTTACAAATATTCCAATGTTTCGATATATGTTTAATTCTTTAGTCATTTCTGTAGGAGTTATTGCTGTCAGTTTAATGTCTGCGCTACTCTCTGGATATGCAATTTCAAAACTTAAATTTAAAGGGTCTATGATCGTTCTTGTTTTAGCATTAAGTACTATGATGATTCCGTTTGAGATGACAATGATCCCTCAATACCTACTATTTTCAAAGATTCGTCTATTGGATACGTATTGGGCATTTTTTCTACCTGCTTTAAATTATGCATTTGGAACATTTTTGGCGAAGTCTTTTATTGATCAAATTCCATCAAGTCTACGAGAGGCAGCTATTATTGATGGGGCAAGTGAGTTTAAAGTATTCTTTAAAATCTATTTTCCTTTATGTGTTCCAATTATTGCGACCATGGTTATCTTACAGTTTTTAGCAGTATGGAATGATTTATTATGGCCATTATTAGCACTGAAAACACCTGATAAATATACAATTCAACTTGGACTGGCTATGTTTACTTACAATAAAAGTATGCCATTACCATCCATCATTATGGCTGCAACAACCGTTAGTTTAATTCCAGTTATTACTCTATATTTATTCCTTCAACGTTATATTGTTGAGAGTATTGCATTATCCGGAATTAAACAATAA